A section of the Sulfurimonas sp. genome encodes:
- a CDS encoding pitrilysin family protein, translated as MAATIDKIEVNGVSVPVIFEKDKRLPLVTMQFIFKNSGSIADTTKAGLAKFSARVMNEGTKKLGSSAFAEALESRAIHISASTGVETFVIEVGCLKEEFEDGLKYFDLLLKDPNFTQETITKVKTTTLGSLASKENDFDYIASNELKALLFEGSVLANPASGTIESVKSIEIDDVKKFIEQNLVASKLIVVVGGDIESKDIKEKASKIIKSMPIGIDGEVKNYSVTKEPKEKTVIKETEQAYIYFGSPYNISVDSEDNYKAKVATFILGAGGFGSRLMEEIRVKRGLAYSAYAKVDITKSSSYMNGHLQTKLESQQEAKKTVKDVIAAFVKGGVTQDELEQTKKFLLGSEPLRVETMSQRLNRTFMEYYKGQELGFSTKELELIKNLKLKDLNEFIKAHKEILEMSFAIVTK; from the coding sequence ATGGCAGCGACAATAGACAAGATAGAGGTAAACGGGGTAAGTGTTCCAGTTATTTTTGAAAAAGACAAGAGATTGCCTCTCGTAACAATGCAGTTTATCTTCAAAAATAGCGGCAGCATCGCAGATACGACTAAAGCAGGCTTGGCAAAATTTAGTGCAAGAGTGATGAACGAGGGAACCAAAAAACTTGGCTCAAGTGCGTTTGCCGAAGCGTTGGAGAGCAGAGCCATCCATATATCGGCTTCAACCGGAGTGGAGACATTTGTTATAGAAGTCGGATGCTTAAAAGAGGAGTTTGAAGACGGACTTAAATATTTTGACTTGCTGTTAAAAGATCCGAACTTTACGCAGGAAACTATAACCAAAGTAAAAACTACTACACTGGGTTCTCTTGCAAGCAAAGAGAATGATTTTGACTATATAGCTTCAAATGAGTTAAAAGCGCTTCTTTTTGAGGGCAGTGTGCTTGCAAATCCGGCTTCTGGAACGATAGAGAGCGTAAAGAGCATAGAGATTGACGATGTTAAAAAATTTATAGAACAAAATCTGGTCGCTTCTAAACTAATAGTAGTTGTAGGCGGAGATATCGAATCAAAAGATATAAAAGAAAAAGCGTCAAAAATTATAAAATCTATGCCTATAGGCATAGACGGCGAGGTAAAAAATTACTCCGTCACCAAAGAACCTAAAGAGAAAACAGTTATAAAAGAGACGGAACAGGCTTATATATATTTTGGTTCACCGTATAACATCAGCGTTGATTCAGAAGATAACTATAAAGCAAAAGTTGCTACTTTCATCTTGGGCGCAGGCGGTTTCGGTTCAAGACTTATGGAAGAGATAAGGGTTAAAAGAGGTCTTGCATACTCTGCTTATGCAAAAGTAGATATTACAAAATCAAGCAGCTATATGAACGGCCATCTGCAAACAAAACTAGAGTCGCAGCAAGAGGCTAAAAAAACGGTTAAAGATGTAATAGCGGCTTTTGTAAAAGGCGGCGTTACGCAAGATGAACTTGAGCAGACTAAAAAGTTTTTACTCGGAAGCGAACCTCTGAGAGTTGAGACAATGAGCCAGAGACTAAACAGAACTTTTATGGAGTACTATAAAGGTCAAGAGTTAGGGTTCTCTACAAAAGAGTTAGAGCTTATCAAAAACCTAAAACTAAAGGATTTGAATGAGTTTATAAAAGCTCACAAAGAGATTTTAGAGATGAGTTTTGCGATAGTTACAAAGTAG